A single window of Ovis aries strain OAR_USU_Benz2616 breed Rambouillet chromosome 24, ARS-UI_Ramb_v3.0, whole genome shotgun sequence DNA harbors:
- the MOSPD3 gene encoding motile sperm domain-containing protein 3 isoform X2 — protein MRRGAPQDQELVGPGAPGRGSRGAPPPSGPVVPVLVFPPDLVFRADQRSGPRQLLTLYNPTGAVLRFRVLCTAPAKYTVFDAEGYVKPQSCIDIVIRHVAPHPRHYDVQDRFRIELSEEGTEGRVVGRKDITSVLRAPAYPLELQGQSDPTPHPEPHSWTAPSTAQPFPENPHPQLATSSFLLFLLMGTVSVAFLLLPLQDELGSQLPQILHVSLGQKLVAAYVLGLLTMVFLRT, from the exons ATGCGCCGTGGGGCGCCCCAGGACCAGGAGCTGGTGGGTCCGGGGGCTCCTGGGCGGGGGTCCCGGGGCGCCCCTCCTCCCTCGGGACCTGTTGTCCCGGTTCTCGTCTTTCCCCCGGATCTAGTATTCAGGGCGGACCAACGGAGCGGACCCCGGCAGCTGCTGACCCTCTATAACCCCACTGGAGCAGTGCTTCGCTTCCGAG TGCTGTGCACAGCACCTGCCAAATACACAGTGTTTGACGCGGAAGGATACGTGAAGCCCCAGTCCTGCATTGACAT TGTGATTCGCCACGTGGCCCCCCATCCCAGGCACTATGATGTCCAGGATCGCTTCCGCATTGAGCTCTCTGAGGAGGGAACAGAGGGCCGAGTGGTGGGGCGCAAGGACATCACCTCGGTTCTGAGGGCCCCAGCGTACCCCCTTGAGCTTCAGGGACAGTCTGACCCAACACCCCACCCAGAGCCTCATTCCTGGACAGCACCATCCACGGCCCAGCCCTTCCCAGAAA ACCCTCACCCACAACTGGCCACcagctccttcctcctcttcttgctGATGGGCACAGTCTCTGTGGCCTTCCTGCTGCTCCCGCTCCAGGATGAACTTGGCAGCCAGCTGCCCCAAATCCTTCACGTCTCCCTGGGACAAAAGTTGGTGGCAGCCTACGTCTTAG GGCTCCTCACCATGGTGTTCCTCCGGACCTGA
- the TFR2 gene encoding transferrin receptor protein 2 isoform X4, protein MELRGPEPLGSRPARQNPGLWAAAGRRAAPYLVLTALLIFTGAFLLGYVAFRGSCQACGDDVMVVSEDVNDELSPDSHQGTLYWSDLQAMFLRFLGEGHLEDIIRQTSLRERVAGSAGMAALAQDIRAELLRQRLDHVWMDTHYVGLQFPDPARPNTLHWVDASGKHGEQLPLEDPDVYCPYSATGNATGKLVYAHYGRPEDLQDLRARGVEPAGRLLLVRLGVINFAQKVASAQDFGAQGVLIYPDPADFSQGPHKLSLSSHRAVYGQVHLGTGDPYTPGFPSFNQTQFPPVQSSGLPSIPAQPISADIASLLLRKLEGPVAPQEWQGHLPVSPYRLGPGPGLHLGVNNHRASTPISNIFGCIEGRSEPDQYVVIGAQRDAWGPGAAKSAVGTAILLELVRTFSSMVSNGFQPRRSLLFISWDGGDFGSVGSMEWLEGYLSVLHLKAVVYVSLDNAVLGDDKFHAKTSPLLISLIENILKQVDSPNRSGQTLYEQVVVTNHSWEAEVIRPLPMDSSAYSFTAFAGVPAVEFSFLEDGPAYPFLHTKDDTYENLHRVLRGRLPAVAQAVAQLAGQLLIRLSHDHLLPLDFGRYGDVVLRHIGSLNEFSGDLKARGLTLQWVYSARGDYIRAAEKLRKEIYSSEESDERLMRMYNVRIMRVEFYFLSQYVSPADSPFRHIFLGRGDHTLHALLDHVRLLRAGGAGATSSQVARGLGFQESRFRRQLALLTWTLQGAANALSGDVWNIDNNF, encoded by the exons ATGGAGCTGAGGGGCCCTGAGCCCCTGGGCTCTCGACCAGCTCGGCAAAACCCTGGACTCTGGGCAGCAGCAGGACGAAGAGCAGCCCCCTACCTGGTCCTGACAGCCCTCCTGATCTTCACTGGGG CCTTCCTCCTGGGCTATGTGGCCTTCCGGGGGTCATGCCAGGCATGCGGGGATGACGTCATGGTGGTCAGCGAGGACGTAAATGATGAGCTGAGCCCAGACTCTCACCAGGGCACGTTGTACTGGAGTGACCTCCAGGCCATGTTCCTGCGGTTCCTGGGGGAGGGGCATCTGGAAGACATTATCAG GCAGACCAGTCTTCGGGAAAGGGTAGCCGGGTCGGCCGGAATGGCAGCCCTGGCTCAGGACATTCGTGCTGAGCTCTTGCGCCAGAGGCTGGACCACGTGTGGATGGACACGCACTACGTGGGGCTGCAGTTCCCAGATCC GGCTCGCCCTAACACCCTGCACTGGGTTGACGCCTCCGGGAAGCACGGGGAGCAGCTGCCACTGGAGGACCCCGACGTCTACTGCCCCTACAGCGCCACGGGTAACGCCACG GGGAAGCTGGTGTACGCCCACTACGGGCGGCCGGAGGACCTGCAGGACCTGCGGGCTCGGGGTGTGGAGCCGGCGGGGCGCCTCCTGCTGGTGCGCTTGGGAGTGATCAACTTTGCCCAGAAG GTGGCCAGTGCCCAGGACTTTGGGGCCCAAGGAGTGCTCATATACCCGGACCCGGCAGACTTCTCCCAGGGCCCGCACAAGCTCAGCCTGTCCAGTCACCGGGCTGTGTATGGACAA GTGCACCTGGGGACGGGGGACCCCTATACGCCTGGCTTCCCTTCCTTCAATCAGACCCAGTTCCCTCCAGTCCAATCCTCGGGTCTCCCAAGCATCCCAGCCCAGCCCATCAGTGCGGACATTGCCTCCCTCCTTCTGAG GAAGCTTGAAGGCCCTGTGGCCCCCCAGGAATGGCAGGGGCACCTACCAGTCTCCCCTTATCGCCTGGGCCCTGGGCCAGGCCTGCACTTGGGGGTCAACAACCACAGGGCCTCCACGCCCATCAGTAACATCTTTGGCTGCATCGAGGGCCGCTCTGAGCCAG ATCAGTATGTGGTCATCGGGGCCCAGAGGGATGCGTGGGGCCCAGGAGCGGCCAAGTCCGCTGTGGGGACCGCCATACTGCTGGAGCTGGTGCGGACCTTTTCCTCCATGGTGAGCAATG gCTTCCAGCCCCGCCGAAGTCTTCTCTTCATCAGCTGGGATGGTGGTGACTTCGGGAGTGTGGGCTCCATGGAGTGGCTGGAG GGCTACCTCAGCGTGCTGCACCTTAAAGCCGTGGTCTATGTGAGCCTGGACAACGCAGTGCTGG gGGATGACAAGTTTCACGCCAAGACCAGCCCCCTTCTCATCAGCCTCATTGAGAACATTCTGAAGCAG GTGGACTCTCCCAACCGCAGTGGGCAGACCCTCTACGAGCAGGTGGTGGTCACCAACCACAGCTGGGAAGCCGAGGT gatCCGGCCACTGCCCATGGACAGCAGCGCCTATTCCTTCACGGCCTTTGCGGGGGTTCCTGCCGTTGAGTTCTCCTTCCTGGAG GACGGCCCGGCATACCCGTTCCTGCACACAAAGGATGACACCTATGAGAACCTGCACAGGGTACTGCGGGGCCGCCTGCCCGCCGTGGCCCAGGCCGTGGCCCAGCTCGCCGGGCAGCTCCTCATCCGGCTCAGCCACGATCACCTGCTGCCCCTCGACTTCGGCCGCTACGGGGACGTGGTCCTCAGGCACATCGGCAGCCTCAACGAGTTCTCTGGGGACCTCAAG GCCCGCGGGCTGACCCTCCAGTGGGTGTACTCGGCGCGGGGGGACTACATCCGGGCGGCCGAAAAGCTGCGGAAGGAGATTTACAGCTCGGAGGAAAGCGACGAGAGGCTGATGCGCATGTACAACGTGCGCATCATGCGG GTGGAGTTCTACTTCCTGTCCCAGTACGTGTCGCCGGCCGACTCCCCGTTCCGTCACATCTTCCTGGGGCGCGGAGACCACACGCTCCACGCGCTTCTGGACCACGTGCGGCTGCTGCGTGCCGGCGGCGCCGGGGCCACCTCCTCCCAGGTGGCAAGGGGCCTGGGCTTCCAGGAGAGCCGCTTCCGGCGCCAGCTGGCCCTGCTTACCTGGACGCTGCAGGGGGCAGCCAACGCGCTGAGCGGGGACGTCTGGAACATCGATAACAACTTCTGA
- the TFR2 gene encoding transferrin receptor protein 2 isoform X3 — protein sequence MERLGGLLRRAQRLSPGPSQTIYKRVEGSQQGRLEEEEEDGEEGAEPPAHFFPMELRGPEPLGSRPARQNPGLWAAAGRRAAPYLVLTALLIFTGAFLLGYVAFRGSCQACGDDVMVVSEDVNDELSPDSHQGTLYWSDLQAMFLRFLGEGHLEDIIRQTSLRERVAGSAGMAALAQDIRAELLRQRLDHVWMDTHYVGLQFPDPARPNTLHWVDASGKHGEQLPLEDPDVYCPYSATGNATGKLVYAHYGRPEDLQDLRARGVEPAGRLLLVRLGVINFAQKVASAQDFGAQGVLIYPDPADFSQGPHKLSLSSHRAVYGQVHLGTGDPYTPGFPSFNQTQFPPVQSSGLPSIPAQPISADIASLLLRKLEGPVAPQEWQGHLPVSPYRLGPGPGLHLGVNNHRASTPISNIFGCIEGRSEPDQYVVIGAQRDAWGPGAAKSAVGTAILLELVRTFSSMVSNGFQPRRSLLFISWDGGDFGSVGSMEWLEGYLSVLHLKAVVYVSLDNAVLGDDKFHAKTSPLLISLIENILKQVDSPNRSGQTLYEQVVVTNHSWEAEVIRPLPMDSSAYSFTAFAGVPAVEFSFLEDGPAYPFLHTKDDTYENLHRVLRGRLPAVAQAVAQLAGQLLIRLSHDHLLPLDFGRYGDVVLRHIGSLNEFSGDLKARGLTLQWVYSARGDYIRAAEKLRKEIYSSEESDERLMRMYNVRIMRVEFYFLSQYVSPADSPFRHIFLGRGDHTLHALLDHVRLLRAGGAGATSSQVARGLGFQESRFRRQLALLTWTLQGAANALSGDVWNIDNNF from the exons ATGGAGCGGCTTGGGGGTCTACTCCGAAGAGCG CAAAGGTTGTCCCCAGGACCCTCTCAGACCATCTACAAGCGTGTGGAGGGCAGCCAGCAGGGACgcctggaggaagaagaggaagacgGGGAGGAGGGGGCTGAACCGCCGGCCCACTTCTTTCCCATGGAGCTGAGGGGCCCTGAGCCCCTGGGCTCTCGACCAGCTCGGCAAAACCCTGGACTCTGGGCAGCAGCAGGACGAAGAGCAGCCCCCTACCTGGTCCTGACAGCCCTCCTGATCTTCACTGGGG CCTTCCTCCTGGGCTATGTGGCCTTCCGGGGGTCATGCCAGGCATGCGGGGATGACGTCATGGTGGTCAGCGAGGACGTAAATGATGAGCTGAGCCCAGACTCTCACCAGGGCACGTTGTACTGGAGTGACCTCCAGGCCATGTTCCTGCGGTTCCTGGGGGAGGGGCATCTGGAAGACATTATCAG GCAGACCAGTCTTCGGGAAAGGGTAGCCGGGTCGGCCGGAATGGCAGCCCTGGCTCAGGACATTCGTGCTGAGCTCTTGCGCCAGAGGCTGGACCACGTGTGGATGGACACGCACTACGTGGGGCTGCAGTTCCCAGATCC GGCTCGCCCTAACACCCTGCACTGGGTTGACGCCTCCGGGAAGCACGGGGAGCAGCTGCCACTGGAGGACCCCGACGTCTACTGCCCCTACAGCGCCACGGGTAACGCCACG GGGAAGCTGGTGTACGCCCACTACGGGCGGCCGGAGGACCTGCAGGACCTGCGGGCTCGGGGTGTGGAGCCGGCGGGGCGCCTCCTGCTGGTGCGCTTGGGAGTGATCAACTTTGCCCAGAAG GTGGCCAGTGCCCAGGACTTTGGGGCCCAAGGAGTGCTCATATACCCGGACCCGGCAGACTTCTCCCAGGGCCCGCACAAGCTCAGCCTGTCCAGTCACCGGGCTGTGTATGGACAA GTGCACCTGGGGACGGGGGACCCCTATACGCCTGGCTTCCCTTCCTTCAATCAGACCCAGTTCCCTCCAGTCCAATCCTCGGGTCTCCCAAGCATCCCAGCCCAGCCCATCAGTGCGGACATTGCCTCCCTCCTTCTGAG GAAGCTTGAAGGCCCTGTGGCCCCCCAGGAATGGCAGGGGCACCTACCAGTCTCCCCTTATCGCCTGGGCCCTGGGCCAGGCCTGCACTTGGGGGTCAACAACCACAGGGCCTCCACGCCCATCAGTAACATCTTTGGCTGCATCGAGGGCCGCTCTGAGCCAG ATCAGTATGTGGTCATCGGGGCCCAGAGGGATGCGTGGGGCCCAGGAGCGGCCAAGTCCGCTGTGGGGACCGCCATACTGCTGGAGCTGGTGCGGACCTTTTCCTCCATGGTGAGCAATG gCTTCCAGCCCCGCCGAAGTCTTCTCTTCATCAGCTGGGATGGTGGTGACTTCGGGAGTGTGGGCTCCATGGAGTGGCTGGAG GGCTACCTCAGCGTGCTGCACCTTAAAGCCGTGGTCTATGTGAGCCTGGACAACGCAGTGCTGG gGGATGACAAGTTTCACGCCAAGACCAGCCCCCTTCTCATCAGCCTCATTGAGAACATTCTGAAGCAG GTGGACTCTCCCAACCGCAGTGGGCAGACCCTCTACGAGCAGGTGGTGGTCACCAACCACAGCTGGGAAGCCGAGGT gatCCGGCCACTGCCCATGGACAGCAGCGCCTATTCCTTCACGGCCTTTGCGGGGGTTCCTGCCGTTGAGTTCTCCTTCCTGGAG GACGGCCCGGCATACCCGTTCCTGCACACAAAGGATGACACCTATGAGAACCTGCACAGGGTACTGCGGGGCCGCCTGCCCGCCGTGGCCCAGGCCGTGGCCCAGCTCGCCGGGCAGCTCCTCATCCGGCTCAGCCACGATCACCTGCTGCCCCTCGACTTCGGCCGCTACGGGGACGTGGTCCTCAGGCACATCGGCAGCCTCAACGAGTTCTCTGGGGACCTCAAG GCCCGCGGGCTGACCCTCCAGTGGGTGTACTCGGCGCGGGGGGACTACATCCGGGCGGCCGAAAAGCTGCGGAAGGAGATTTACAGCTCGGAGGAAAGCGACGAGAGGCTGATGCGCATGTACAACGTGCGCATCATGCGG GTGGAGTTCTACTTCCTGTCCCAGTACGTGTCGCCGGCCGACTCCCCGTTCCGTCACATCTTCCTGGGGCGCGGAGACCACACGCTCCACGCGCTTCTGGACCACGTGCGGCTGCTGCGTGCCGGCGGCGCCGGGGCCACCTCCTCCCAGGTGGCAAGGGGCCTGGGCTTCCAGGAGAGCCGCTTCCGGCGCCAGCTGGCCCTGCTTACCTGGACGCTGCAGGGGGCAGCCAACGCGCTGAGCGGGGACGTCTGGAACATCGATAACAACTTCTGA
- the TFR2 gene encoding transferrin receptor protein 2 isoform X1, translating into MERLGGLLRRAQRLSPGPSQTIYKRVEGSQQGRLEEEEEDGEEGAEPPAHFFPMELRGPEPLGSRPARQNPGLWAAAGRRAAPYLVLTALLIFTGAFLLGYVAFRGSCQACGDDVMVVSEDVNDELSPDSHQGTLYWSDLQAMFLRFLGEGHLEDIIRQTSLRERVAGSAGMAALAQDIRAELLRQRLDHVWMDTHYVGLQFPDPARPNTLHWVDASGKHGEQLPLEDPDVYCPYSATGNATGKLVYAHYGRPEDLQDLRARGVEPAGRLLLVRLGVINFAQKVASAQDFGAQGVLIYPDPADFSQGPHKLSLSSHRAVYGQVHLGTGDPYTPGFPSFNQTQFPPVQSSGLPSIPAQPISADIASLLLRKLEGPVAPQEWQGHLPVSPYRLGPGPGLHLGVNNHRASTPISNIFGCIEGRSEPGFQPRRSLLFISWDGGDFGSVGSMEWLEGYLSVLHLKAVVYVSLDNAVLGDDKFHAKTSPLLISLIENILKQVDSPNRSGQTLYEQVVVTNHSWEAEVIRPLPMDSSAYSFTAFAGVPAVEFSFLEDGPAYPFLHTKDDTYENLHRVLRGRLPAVAQAVAQLAGQLLIRLSHDHLLPLDFGRYGDVVLRHIGSLNEFSGDLKARGLTLQWVYSARGDYIRAAEKLRKEIYSSEESDERLMRMYNVRIMRVEFYFLSQYVSPADSPFRHIFLGRGDHTLHALLDHVRLLRAGGAGATSSQVARGLGFQESRFRRQLALLTWTLQGAANALSGDVWNIDNNF; encoded by the exons ATGGAGCGGCTTGGGGGTCTACTCCGAAGAGCG CAAAGGTTGTCCCCAGGACCCTCTCAGACCATCTACAAGCGTGTGGAGGGCAGCCAGCAGGGACgcctggaggaagaagaggaagacgGGGAGGAGGGGGCTGAACCGCCGGCCCACTTCTTTCCCATGGAGCTGAGGGGCCCTGAGCCCCTGGGCTCTCGACCAGCTCGGCAAAACCCTGGACTCTGGGCAGCAGCAGGACGAAGAGCAGCCCCCTACCTGGTCCTGACAGCCCTCCTGATCTTCACTGGGG CCTTCCTCCTGGGCTATGTGGCCTTCCGGGGGTCATGCCAGGCATGCGGGGATGACGTCATGGTGGTCAGCGAGGACGTAAATGATGAGCTGAGCCCAGACTCTCACCAGGGCACGTTGTACTGGAGTGACCTCCAGGCCATGTTCCTGCGGTTCCTGGGGGAGGGGCATCTGGAAGACATTATCAG GCAGACCAGTCTTCGGGAAAGGGTAGCCGGGTCGGCCGGAATGGCAGCCCTGGCTCAGGACATTCGTGCTGAGCTCTTGCGCCAGAGGCTGGACCACGTGTGGATGGACACGCACTACGTGGGGCTGCAGTTCCCAGATCC GGCTCGCCCTAACACCCTGCACTGGGTTGACGCCTCCGGGAAGCACGGGGAGCAGCTGCCACTGGAGGACCCCGACGTCTACTGCCCCTACAGCGCCACGGGTAACGCCACG GGGAAGCTGGTGTACGCCCACTACGGGCGGCCGGAGGACCTGCAGGACCTGCGGGCTCGGGGTGTGGAGCCGGCGGGGCGCCTCCTGCTGGTGCGCTTGGGAGTGATCAACTTTGCCCAGAAG GTGGCCAGTGCCCAGGACTTTGGGGCCCAAGGAGTGCTCATATACCCGGACCCGGCAGACTTCTCCCAGGGCCCGCACAAGCTCAGCCTGTCCAGTCACCGGGCTGTGTATGGACAA GTGCACCTGGGGACGGGGGACCCCTATACGCCTGGCTTCCCTTCCTTCAATCAGACCCAGTTCCCTCCAGTCCAATCCTCGGGTCTCCCAAGCATCCCAGCCCAGCCCATCAGTGCGGACATTGCCTCCCTCCTTCTGAG GAAGCTTGAAGGCCCTGTGGCCCCCCAGGAATGGCAGGGGCACCTACCAGTCTCCCCTTATCGCCTGGGCCCTGGGCCAGGCCTGCACTTGGGGGTCAACAACCACAGGGCCTCCACGCCCATCAGTAACATCTTTGGCTGCATCGAGGGCCGCTCTGAGCCAG gCTTCCAGCCCCGCCGAAGTCTTCTCTTCATCAGCTGGGATGGTGGTGACTTCGGGAGTGTGGGCTCCATGGAGTGGCTGGAG GGCTACCTCAGCGTGCTGCACCTTAAAGCCGTGGTCTATGTGAGCCTGGACAACGCAGTGCTGG gGGATGACAAGTTTCACGCCAAGACCAGCCCCCTTCTCATCAGCCTCATTGAGAACATTCTGAAGCAG GTGGACTCTCCCAACCGCAGTGGGCAGACCCTCTACGAGCAGGTGGTGGTCACCAACCACAGCTGGGAAGCCGAGGT gatCCGGCCACTGCCCATGGACAGCAGCGCCTATTCCTTCACGGCCTTTGCGGGGGTTCCTGCCGTTGAGTTCTCCTTCCTGGAG GACGGCCCGGCATACCCGTTCCTGCACACAAAGGATGACACCTATGAGAACCTGCACAGGGTACTGCGGGGCCGCCTGCCCGCCGTGGCCCAGGCCGTGGCCCAGCTCGCCGGGCAGCTCCTCATCCGGCTCAGCCACGATCACCTGCTGCCCCTCGACTTCGGCCGCTACGGGGACGTGGTCCTCAGGCACATCGGCAGCCTCAACGAGTTCTCTGGGGACCTCAAG GCCCGCGGGCTGACCCTCCAGTGGGTGTACTCGGCGCGGGGGGACTACATCCGGGCGGCCGAAAAGCTGCGGAAGGAGATTTACAGCTCGGAGGAAAGCGACGAGAGGCTGATGCGCATGTACAACGTGCGCATCATGCGG GTGGAGTTCTACTTCCTGTCCCAGTACGTGTCGCCGGCCGACTCCCCGTTCCGTCACATCTTCCTGGGGCGCGGAGACCACACGCTCCACGCGCTTCTGGACCACGTGCGGCTGCTGCGTGCCGGCGGCGCCGGGGCCACCTCCTCCCAGGTGGCAAGGGGCCTGGGCTTCCAGGAGAGCCGCTTCCGGCGCCAGCTGGCCCTGCTTACCTGGACGCTGCAGGGGGCAGCCAACGCGCTGAGCGGGGACGTCTGGAACATCGATAACAACTTCTGA
- the MOSPD3 gene encoding motile sperm domain-containing protein 3 isoform X1 — protein sequence MRRGAPQDQELVGPGAPGRGSRGAPPPSGPVVPVLVFPPDLVFRADQRSGPRQLLTLYNPTGAVLRFRVLCTAPAKYTVFDAEGYVKPQSCIDIVIRHVAPHPRHYDVQDRFRIELSEEGTEGRVVGRKDITSVLRAPAYPLELQGQSDPTPHPEPHSWTAPSTAQPFPERVEAGAPDGPCSPDPHPQLATSSFLLFLLMGTVSVAFLLLPLQDELGSQLPQILHVSLGQKLVAAYVLGLLTMVFLRT from the exons ATGCGCCGTGGGGCGCCCCAGGACCAGGAGCTGGTGGGTCCGGGGGCTCCTGGGCGGGGGTCCCGGGGCGCCCCTCCTCCCTCGGGACCTGTTGTCCCGGTTCTCGTCTTTCCCCCGGATCTAGTATTCAGGGCGGACCAACGGAGCGGACCCCGGCAGCTGCTGACCCTCTATAACCCCACTGGAGCAGTGCTTCGCTTCCGAG TGCTGTGCACAGCACCTGCCAAATACACAGTGTTTGACGCGGAAGGATACGTGAAGCCCCAGTCCTGCATTGACAT TGTGATTCGCCACGTGGCCCCCCATCCCAGGCACTATGATGTCCAGGATCGCTTCCGCATTGAGCTCTCTGAGGAGGGAACAGAGGGCCGAGTGGTGGGGCGCAAGGACATCACCTCGGTTCTGAGGGCCCCAGCGTACCCCCTTGAGCTTCAGGGACAGTCTGACCCAACACCCCACCCAGAGCCTCATTCCTGGACAGCACCATCCACGGCCCAGCCCTTCCCAGAAA GAGTGGAGGCTGGAGCTCCTGACGGGCCTTGTTCCCCAGACCCTCACCCACAACTGGCCACcagctccttcctcctcttcttgctGATGGGCACAGTCTCTGTGGCCTTCCTGCTGCTCCCGCTCCAGGATGAACTTGGCAGCCAGCTGCCCCAAATCCTTCACGTCTCCCTGGGACAAAAGTTGGTGGCAGCCTACGTCTTAG GGCTCCTCACCATGGTGTTCCTCCGGACCTGA
- the TFR2 gene encoding transferrin receptor protein 2 isoform X2 has product MERLGGLLRRAQRLSPGPSQTIYKRVEGSQQGRLEEEEEDGEEGAEPPAHFFPMELRGPEPLGSRPARQNPGLWAAAGRRAAPYLVLTALLIFTGAFLLGYVAFRGSCQACGDDVMVVSEDVNDELSPDSHQGTLYWSDLQAMFLRFLGEGHLEDIIRQTSLRERVAGSAGMAALAQDIRAELLRQRLDHVWMDTHYVGLQFPDPARPNTLHWVDASGKHGEQLPLEDPDVYCPYSATGNATGKLVYAHYGRPEDLQDLRARGVEPAGRLLLVRLGVINFAQKVASAQDFGAQGVLIYPDPADFSQGPHKLSLSSHRAVYGQVHLGTGDPYTPGFPSFNQTQFPPVQSSGLPSIPAQPISADIASLLLRKLEGPVAPQEWQGHLPVSPYRLGPGPGLHLGVNNHRASTPISNIFGCIEGRSEPDQYVVIGAQRDAWGPGAAKSAVGTAILLELVRTFSSMVSNGFQPRRSLLFISWDGGDFGSVGSMEWLEGYLSVLHLKAVVYVSLDNAVLGDDKFHAKTSPLLISLIENILKQVDSPNRSGQTLYEQVVVTNHSWEAEVIRPLPMDSSAYSFTAFAGVPAVEFSFLEDGPAYPFLHTKDDTYENLHRVLRGRLPAVAQAVAQLAGQLLIRLSHDHLLPLDFGRYGDVVLRHIGSLNEFSGDLKARGLTLQWVYSARGDYIRAAEKLRKEIYSSEESDERLMRMYNVRIMRARQAGATAETGRQSDETRRASPLATVAWLPQLQN; this is encoded by the exons ATGGAGCGGCTTGGGGGTCTACTCCGAAGAGCG CAAAGGTTGTCCCCAGGACCCTCTCAGACCATCTACAAGCGTGTGGAGGGCAGCCAGCAGGGACgcctggaggaagaagaggaagacgGGGAGGAGGGGGCTGAACCGCCGGCCCACTTCTTTCCCATGGAGCTGAGGGGCCCTGAGCCCCTGGGCTCTCGACCAGCTCGGCAAAACCCTGGACTCTGGGCAGCAGCAGGACGAAGAGCAGCCCCCTACCTGGTCCTGACAGCCCTCCTGATCTTCACTGGGG CCTTCCTCCTGGGCTATGTGGCCTTCCGGGGGTCATGCCAGGCATGCGGGGATGACGTCATGGTGGTCAGCGAGGACGTAAATGATGAGCTGAGCCCAGACTCTCACCAGGGCACGTTGTACTGGAGTGACCTCCAGGCCATGTTCCTGCGGTTCCTGGGGGAGGGGCATCTGGAAGACATTATCAG GCAGACCAGTCTTCGGGAAAGGGTAGCCGGGTCGGCCGGAATGGCAGCCCTGGCTCAGGACATTCGTGCTGAGCTCTTGCGCCAGAGGCTGGACCACGTGTGGATGGACACGCACTACGTGGGGCTGCAGTTCCCAGATCC GGCTCGCCCTAACACCCTGCACTGGGTTGACGCCTCCGGGAAGCACGGGGAGCAGCTGCCACTGGAGGACCCCGACGTCTACTGCCCCTACAGCGCCACGGGTAACGCCACG GGGAAGCTGGTGTACGCCCACTACGGGCGGCCGGAGGACCTGCAGGACCTGCGGGCTCGGGGTGTGGAGCCGGCGGGGCGCCTCCTGCTGGTGCGCTTGGGAGTGATCAACTTTGCCCAGAAG GTGGCCAGTGCCCAGGACTTTGGGGCCCAAGGAGTGCTCATATACCCGGACCCGGCAGACTTCTCCCAGGGCCCGCACAAGCTCAGCCTGTCCAGTCACCGGGCTGTGTATGGACAA GTGCACCTGGGGACGGGGGACCCCTATACGCCTGGCTTCCCTTCCTTCAATCAGACCCAGTTCCCTCCAGTCCAATCCTCGGGTCTCCCAAGCATCCCAGCCCAGCCCATCAGTGCGGACATTGCCTCCCTCCTTCTGAG GAAGCTTGAAGGCCCTGTGGCCCCCCAGGAATGGCAGGGGCACCTACCAGTCTCCCCTTATCGCCTGGGCCCTGGGCCAGGCCTGCACTTGGGGGTCAACAACCACAGGGCCTCCACGCCCATCAGTAACATCTTTGGCTGCATCGAGGGCCGCTCTGAGCCAG ATCAGTATGTGGTCATCGGGGCCCAGAGGGATGCGTGGGGCCCAGGAGCGGCCAAGTCCGCTGTGGGGACCGCCATACTGCTGGAGCTGGTGCGGACCTTTTCCTCCATGGTGAGCAATG gCTTCCAGCCCCGCCGAAGTCTTCTCTTCATCAGCTGGGATGGTGGTGACTTCGGGAGTGTGGGCTCCATGGAGTGGCTGGAG GGCTACCTCAGCGTGCTGCACCTTAAAGCCGTGGTCTATGTGAGCCTGGACAACGCAGTGCTGG gGGATGACAAGTTTCACGCCAAGACCAGCCCCCTTCTCATCAGCCTCATTGAGAACATTCTGAAGCAG GTGGACTCTCCCAACCGCAGTGGGCAGACCCTCTACGAGCAGGTGGTGGTCACCAACCACAGCTGGGAAGCCGAGGT gatCCGGCCACTGCCCATGGACAGCAGCGCCTATTCCTTCACGGCCTTTGCGGGGGTTCCTGCCGTTGAGTTCTCCTTCCTGGAG GACGGCCCGGCATACCCGTTCCTGCACACAAAGGATGACACCTATGAGAACCTGCACAGGGTACTGCGGGGCCGCCTGCCCGCCGTGGCCCAGGCCGTGGCCCAGCTCGCCGGGCAGCTCCTCATCCGGCTCAGCCACGATCACCTGCTGCCCCTCGACTTCGGCCGCTACGGGGACGTGGTCCTCAGGCACATCGGCAGCCTCAACGAGTTCTCTGGGGACCTCAAG GCCCGCGGGCTGACCCTCCAGTGGGTGTACTCGGCGCGGGGGGACTACATCCGGGCGGCCGAAAAGCTGCGGAAGGAGATTTACAGCTCGGAGGAAAGCGACGAGAGGCTGATGCGCATGTACAACGTGCGCATCATGCGG GCCCGCCAGGCTGGAGCCACCGCTGAGACGGGCCGGCAAAGTGATGAGACACGGCGCGCCAGCCCCTTGGCTACAGTTGCCTGGCTACCGCAATTGCAGAACTAA